From Lampris incognitus isolate fLamInc1 chromosome 13, fLamInc1.hap2, whole genome shotgun sequence, one genomic window encodes:
- the erlin1 gene encoding erlin-1 isoform X1: MTMAHVGAVVASVMGVMAILLHSSIHRIEEGHLAVYYRGGALLTGPNGPGYHIMLPFITTFRSVQTTLQTDEIKNVPCGTSGGVMIYFDRIEVVNMLVPLAVVDIVKNYTADYDKTLIFNKIHHELNQFCSVHTLQEVYIELFDIIDENLKTALQKDLNVMAPGLTIQAVRVTKPKIPESIRRNFELMEAEKTRLLITAQTQKVVEKEAETERKKAIIEAQKLAQVAEIHFQQKVMEKETEKRISEIEDAAFLAREKAKADAEYYTAAKFAESNMLKLTPEYLELMKYQAIAANSKIYFGQDIPNMFVEGSNSHPKSGRPPTFSTADPDHKEQPQGL; the protein is encoded by the exons ATGACGATGGCGCATGTAGGGGCAGTAGTTGCATCTGTAATGGGGGTGATGGCCATCTTACTGCACTCCTCAATTCACAGGATAGAGGAAGGACACCTCGCTGTATATTACAG AGGAGGAGCACTGCTGACAGGTCCCAATGGTCCTGGATACCACATCATGCTGCCTTTCATCACCACCTTCAGATCagtgcag ACTACACTTCAAACTGATGAGATCAAGAATGTGCCTTGTGGAACTAG TGGAGGTGTGATGATCTATTTTGACAGGATAGAGGTTGTTAACATGCTGGTCCCTTTAGCAG TGGTGGACATAGTGAAGAACTACACTGCTGATTATGATaaaacactgatcttcaacaagaTTCACCATGAACTCAATCAATTCTGCAGTGTACACACTCTGCAGGAGGTCTACATTGAGCTGTTTG ACATCATAGATGAGAATCTGAAGACTGCCTTGCAGAAAGACCTCAACGTCATGGCTCCTGGACTTACAATACAG GCAGTCCGTGTTACCAAGCCTAAGATTCCTGAGTCTATCAGAAGAAACTTTGAACTCAT ggaagCAGAGAAGACTCGTCTGTTGATAACTGCTCAGACTCAGAAAGTGGTGGAAAAGGAAGCAGAAACTGAAAGGAAGAAAGCCATAATTG AGGCTCAGAAGCTGGCCCAGGTAGCAGAGATCCATTTTCAGCAGAAGGTGATGGAAAAAGAGACCGAGAAGAGGATCTCTGAGATAGAGG ATGCTGCCTTCCTGGCAAGAGAAAAGGCTAAGGCAGATGCAGAGTATTACACTGCGGCCAAATTTGCCGAATCCAATATG TTGAAGTTGACTCCAGAATATCTTGAGCTGATGAAGTACCAGGCCATTGCAGCCAACAGTAAGATCTACTTTGGCCAGGACATACCTAACATGTTTGTGGAAGGAAGCAACAGTCACCCTAAGTCGGGACGCCCCCCTACCTTCTCTACCGCTGACCCAGACCATAAAGAGCAGCCACAGGGGCTGTAA
- the erlin1 gene encoding erlin-1 isoform X2 produces the protein MLPFITTFRSVQTTLQTDEIKNVPCGTSGGVMIYFDRIEVVNMLVPLAVVDIVKNYTADYDKTLIFNKIHHELNQFCSVHTLQEVYIELFDIIDENLKTALQKDLNVMAPGLTIQAVRVTKPKIPESIRRNFELMEAEKTRLLITAQTQKVVEKEAETERKKAIIEAQKLAQVAEIHFQQKVMEKETEKRISEIEDAAFLAREKAKADAEYYTAAKFAESNMLKLTPEYLELMKYQAIAANSKIYFGQDIPNMFVEGSNSHPKSGRPPTFSTADPDHKEQPQGL, from the exons ATGCTGCCTTTCATCACCACCTTCAGATCagtgcag ACTACACTTCAAACTGATGAGATCAAGAATGTGCCTTGTGGAACTAG TGGAGGTGTGATGATCTATTTTGACAGGATAGAGGTTGTTAACATGCTGGTCCCTTTAGCAG TGGTGGACATAGTGAAGAACTACACTGCTGATTATGATaaaacactgatcttcaacaagaTTCACCATGAACTCAATCAATTCTGCAGTGTACACACTCTGCAGGAGGTCTACATTGAGCTGTTTG ACATCATAGATGAGAATCTGAAGACTGCCTTGCAGAAAGACCTCAACGTCATGGCTCCTGGACTTACAATACAG GCAGTCCGTGTTACCAAGCCTAAGATTCCTGAGTCTATCAGAAGAAACTTTGAACTCAT ggaagCAGAGAAGACTCGTCTGTTGATAACTGCTCAGACTCAGAAAGTGGTGGAAAAGGAAGCAGAAACTGAAAGGAAGAAAGCCATAATTG AGGCTCAGAAGCTGGCCCAGGTAGCAGAGATCCATTTTCAGCAGAAGGTGATGGAAAAAGAGACCGAGAAGAGGATCTCTGAGATAGAGG ATGCTGCCTTCCTGGCAAGAGAAAAGGCTAAGGCAGATGCAGAGTATTACACTGCGGCCAAATTTGCCGAATCCAATATG TTGAAGTTGACTCCAGAATATCTTGAGCTGATGAAGTACCAGGCCATTGCAGCCAACAGTAAGATCTACTTTGGCCAGGACATACCTAACATGTTTGTGGAAGGAAGCAACAGTCACCCTAAGTCGGGACGCCCCCCTACCTTCTCTACCGCTGACCCAGACCATAAAGAGCAGCCACAGGGGCTGTAA